The window CTGCCGCAGTCCGGTGTAAATCACCTCGAAACCGGCGTCACGGAATGCCGCCGCGATAACTTTGATACCGCGGTCATGCCCATCCAGTCCCGGTTTCGCCAGAAGAACTCTAATTTTTTCCGCCATATTCTCTATTTCTCAATAATTCAATTCTCCGTAGGTCGAAACTGTGGTTTCAACATCATCATTTCCGATAGACATCATCTCCGTAGGTCGAAACCCTCGCGGTTTCGACTTTTAATGCGCCGTCAGGAGCCTCTCCTTTAATGCGCCGTCAGGAGTCTCTCCTGACGGAATTAATTCTCCGTAGGTCAATCTTGACCTGCTCGCCTAAATAATCGGCGGCTCTAAACCCTCGCGGTTTCGACTTTTAATGCGCCGTCAGGAGTCTCTCCTGACGGAATTAATTCTCCGTAGGTCAATCTTGACCTGCTCGCGCTAAATAATCGGCGGCTCTACATACTCCCCAAAAATCGGCTTCAAAGTCTCCACTATCTCCCCCTCCGTCGCATACACCCGCACACAATCCAGGATCGCCTTCTGCGTATTCCCATTCCCCTCGGCGCAAATCCGAAGCTCTTCCAGCGTCCGCTTCACCTTGTCGTTATCCCGGTCACTCTTGACCTTGTGGATAAACGCCTTCTGCTCCTTTTCCACCGTCTCATCTATCTTCAAAATCGGAATCGTTATCTCTTCATCTTCCACCAGGTAATCGTTTATCCCGACTATTATCCGCTCCTTCTTCTCGATTTCTTTCTGATACCGATACGCCGCCTTCGCAATCTCCCTCTGGAAATACCCCTCCTCGATACATTTCAGCACTCCCCCGCGACGTTCTATTTCCGCCAGATACGCCTCCGCGTCCGCTTCCATCTTGTCCGTCAGCGCCTCCACAAAATACGACCCCGCCAGCGGGTCAATCGTATTCGTCACTCCCGTCTCATGCGCAATTATCTGCTGGGTCCGCAATGCAATGAGGGCGGCTTTGTCCGATGGAAGAGCCAATGTCTCATCCATCGAATTCGTATGAAGCGACTGCGTCCCGCCCAGTACCGCCGAGAGCCCCTCCAGCGCCGTCCTCACAATATTATTCTCCGGCTGTTGCGCCGTGAGCGAGCATCCTGCCGTCTGCGTATGGAATCTGAGTAGCCAGTTCCGCTCCTCTTTCGCTTTGTACTTTTCCTTCATCCGGCGCGCGTAAATCCTCCGTGCCGCCCGGTACTTCGCTATCTCTTCGAAAAAATCCTGGTGCGCATTGAAAAAGAACGACAGCCTCGTCGCAAATTTATCCACATCCTGCCCATCCGCTATCGCCGCCTCGATATACGCAAACCCGTCCGCCAGCGTAAACGCCAGCTCCTGCGCCGCCGTCGAACCCGCCTCCCGGATATGATACCCCGAAATCGATATCGTATTCCACTGCGGAACATGCTCCGTGCAGAACGCCATCATGTCCGTTATCAGTCTAATTGATGGCTCCGGCGGAAATATCCACTCCTTCTGCGCGATATACTCTTTCAATATGTCATTCTGAAGCGTCCCCCGCAACTTGTCAAACGGCACCCCCTGCTTTTCCGCTACCGCCAGGTACTTCGCCAGTAAAATCGACGCCGGCGCATTTATCGTCATCGACGTCGATACCTGCCCCAGGTTGATATTATCGAAGAGTATTTCCATATCCGCCAGGGTATCCACCGCCACTCCGCATTTCCCAACCTCCCCCAGCGACCGCTCGTGGTCGCTGTCGAATCCCATCAGCGTCGGAAGGTCAAACGCCACCGACAATCCTGTCTGCCCGTGATTCAGAAGATAATGATACCGCTCGTTGGTCTGCCGTGGCGTCCCCATTCCGGAAAACTGACGCATTGTCCAGAGACGGGTGCGGTACATCGTATGATGAATCCCGCGGGTGTAGGGGTATTCCCCCGGAAATCCGATATTCTTGTCAAAATCGATATGGGCGATATCAAGCGGCGTGTAGAGGTCTTTGATTTCATCGCCGGAAACCGTAATGAATCTCGGCCTCGATTTCTGCTTGCCATTTTTTTCCGCCTCTTTCGCCCAATTCTTACGTCTATTGTCCACTCCCTCGAGGAATTTCTTATCGAACATAATTACTCCACATTCTTCCTTAGGCATTGATAATAATCATTTTACGCAGAAAAATCAAGCCCCGGTGGGCGAACATGGAGCCGAACGCAATCTGACATTTATGACGAGTGGGGGTTTCGACAGCCTTCCAAAGAGGCAAACCAACACGTACTTACCGTTGCGGCAGGTCTCGATTTTACGCTGATATCTGCAAAGCAGATTCATCTCTGGCTCTTGCGGCGTAAAATTGTGACCTGCCGCCCTTTTCTTCACTAATGACAGAGCCGAGTAGCCGAGTAGGTCAAAATCCCCCCGAGTCAATTGTCCCTCGCGGGGGACGAGTGGGGGTTTTGACAACCTCGACGCTATGCCGTAGGTCAAAATCCCCCCGAGTCACCTGTCCCTCGCGGGGGACGAGCGGGGGTTTTGACAACCTCGACGCTATGCCGTAGATCAAAATCCCCCCGAGTCACCTGTCCCTCGCGGGGGACGAGTGGGGGTTTTGACAACCTCGTC is drawn from Candidatus Zixiibacteriota bacterium and contains these coding sequences:
- a CDS encoding methylmalonyl-CoA mutase family protein, with protein sequence MFDKKFLEGVDNRRKNWAKEAEKNGKQKSRPRFITVSGDEIKDLYTPLDIAHIDFDKNIGFPGEYPYTRGIHHTMYRTRLWTMRQFSGMGTPRQTNERYHYLLNHGQTGLSVAFDLPTLMGFDSDHERSLGEVGKCGVAVDTLADMEILFDNINLGQVSTSMTINAPASILLAKYLAVAEKQGVPFDKLRGTLQNDILKEYIAQKEWIFPPEPSIRLITDMMAFCTEHVPQWNTISISGYHIREAGSTAAQELAFTLADGFAYIEAAIADGQDVDKFATRLSFFFNAHQDFFEEIAKYRAARRIYARRMKEKYKAKEERNWLLRFHTQTAGCSLTAQQPENNIVRTALEGLSAVLGGTQSLHTNSMDETLALPSDKAALIALRTQQIIAHETGVTNTIDPLAGSYFVEALTDKMEADAEAYLAEIERRGGVLKCIEEGYFQREIAKAAYRYQKEIEKKERIIVGINDYLVEDEEITIPILKIDETVEKEQKAFIHKVKSDRDNDKVKRTLEELRICAEGNGNTQKAILDCVRVYATEGEIVETLKPIFGEYVEPPII